From the Funiculus sociatus GB2-C1 genome, the window ATGTTGCGGATATTATGGGCAGGGGAATGCAGGCGATGAGGCGTTGCTGGCTTCGCTGTTGCAAATGCTACCAGATAATGTGTTGCCTTTGGTATTGTCTGGCGACCCAAAAAAAACACGCGATCGCTACAATGTTGAAACCTTCTCGCGCAAAGCTTTCTTTCCAGTTCTAAAAGCTTTGCGCCAGTCAGATGTGTTTATCTGGGGTGGAGGTAGTTTAATCCAAGATGCTACCAGCGCCGTCAGCCCCCTATATTATGCGGGATTGATGGGATTAGCGCAGCAACAAGGTTTGAAAACTATTGCTTGGGCGCAGGGAATTGGCCCTTTAAATCGCCAGCTGACTCGCTGGGTGGCGCGAAACGCTTTTGCTGGTTGTAGTGCTGTAAGTGTACGCGATCGCGCTTCTGCTAACCTACTGAGAAATTGGAAAATATCCTCGATTATCGCCCCCGATCCAGTTTGGGCGTTAGATTCGCTACCAGTAAAAGGACTTTGGGACTTACCCGCGCCCAGAGTCGCCATTACATTGCGATCGCATCCCCAACTTACCCCAACTCGGCTTAATAATCTCACCCGCGCCCTGATAGACTTTCAGAAAGCAACCGAAACCTGCATTTTACTGGTGCCATTTCAACTGAATCGAGATTATGCGATCGCGCAGTCAATTGCATCGCAATTACCCGGCCCCAATCATATTTTCTCTCTAGAAGACCCCAGAGAATTAAAAGGATTATTTCAAGGCGTAGAAATGGCAATTGGGATGAGATTCCACAGCCTAATTATGGCAGCATCCCAAGAATGTCGCTGCTTTGCTCTCAGCTATGACCCCAAAGTTAACCTTTTGATGGAAGAATTAGCAATGCCGGGATGGGATTTAGACCAATTGCCAGATGACCCTAACACAATTAGTAAAGCTTGGCTAGAACACTACGTAAATGGCGATGCCCTCACACCCCATCAAATACAATCTTTGGTAGATAGATCCTTGATGCACCGGGATTTGTTGGCTGAAGCTTTAGCCGTGGGATAGCAAAAACTTTGCTTATAAATCTTCCACCAGTGTTAAATCGAGGCAATCGCTATGAACGAAGTACACCATCACCAATGAAAAACACGCGCCCCCAGCCTCTTCCCTACAAAGAAAGGGAAGCCAGAAGCAATACGGTTTAACTAAACAGTATTACCTAGACTTCAACCTGCGGCTGCATCATTTAATACTTAAATTTGCCAATCCCTAGCAAGCATCCCGTAAACAACCAGATCGACAAAATGATCGTACAGCCATTGGCTAGAGCGGAGAGTCCCTTCGTTGGTAAATCCTAGTCTTTCCGGAACTGCCCGACTCTTGAAGTTTCCTACAGCACAGCGAATTTCTACCCGGTTAAGGTTCAACTCATCCAGCGCATGATGTACCATAGCGCCACAGGCTTTAGTCATCAGCCCCCGTTTTTGGAAATTTTCACCCAGCCAGTAACCGATGCTTGTTGAACGGTTATCCCAATCAATCGTGTGATAGGCAATACACCCGGCTATGCGACCCTTATACCAAATTCCCACAGGAAATCCGTCATTGGCTGAGAATTTTAAGGAACTTTCGATGAAAGATTTTGTATCTTCCACAGTTTTTGTCTCATCAACCCACGGTAGCCATTCCCGAAGATAGTTGCGGCAAGAGTCGGTGAGGGCAAATAATTCCTCTGCGTGTTCAACCTCAAGTAATTTGAGTTCAGTTTCCTCGTCGATGCAAAATTTGAATATGGTATCATTCCCCCGCAAGAACTCTGTTGTGAAATAATCTAATAGAATTGGCTCAACACTGATTTTAAAAAAGCCGTTATTGATAACGCTATATCAAATCCCTTCTAAACACCCCTGACCCTCTCTTAAAATTAGAGCAATGAGTGAAGCTGACACCCCGCAAGACGAAGCTAACAAGTACCAGCCCCCGTCGGAATTATTAAAGGATGAAGCCGGAAGGATGAAGGATGAACAAAGAAACGATGAAGGTTCAGGGATGAACGCCGAAACAGATTCTCCGATTCCGCCTTCATCCGTAGACCTCGAACCTTCCGAGTTTCCTCCACAGGAGGAACCTCGCGTGCAAAAAGTTGTTAGCTTGGTGCATACTCCCCCAACCTCCCAGGAGGAGACCACAGCGCCGAGTATGAAGTCCCAGCCGCCGATAGATACGCCTAATTTATTTTTGCTGGCGGCGGAACTGCGTCAGCGAAATCGGGATTTGCTCGTGCGAGTGAATCATCTAGAAAAAGCTTATGCTGAGTGTCAGGAGGCATTGCAGGCGCAAAAAGTGCGATCGCAATCTCAAGAAACCTTACTCGCCCAAGCTTCCGAACAACTCAAGGCTTCCCAAGAGCAAGTAACTCGCCTGTTTCGGGAACTAGAATCATCTCATCAAGCCGCCCAACGTCAGCAAATATTGATAGAAACGCTGACACAGCAGCTAGAAAACTCTCAGGAACGAATAGCCCAGCTAGAGAGAGAATGCGCCTTTACTCAACAACGCTACAACGAGCAATCTCACCAACTGTTTCAAAGTGAAAATCATGCCCGCGAGTTAAGCGCCCGCCTGCACCGCCAGCAGCGCCAAACCTTGCAATTCAAAGCGGCGCTAGAAAAGTGTCTGGAAATGCCCGCCTCGACAGCCGCTGACCCCGAAGCAAATCTACCAGGTGCCAACTGGGCGCAGCGCCAACCCAAAAACGCTCCCGATCCCTCATCACTGGTTCCCAAAGCCCAGCCGATCCAACCTTGGTCAGTGCGATCGCATTTCCTCGACCACCAAGTCGATGAGGAACAGAGTAACCCCACATCATCTTCTTATTCGCCAATTACAGACACAACATCGTTTGTCTCCGCAGATTGGGAACCTATGGAAGAGGAGATGTCTAACTCCCAAGAAGAAGAATTAAGAGTTGTAGAACAAGATTTTGCCTCTGTACTGGATGATTATCCACTACCAACTGAAGTGGACTATATCTATTCCATCTCTGACCCAGAAACAGCTTCTCCTCAAGAAATTTCAGCGATTGAGGAGGAAATCGAAGACTTGCTGCTGGCTGTGACTTCAGTACCAGATGAGAATGATGAACCGGAAACCATCGACACCCCAGCGTCAGATTACAGATTTCCTTTTTCATCATTTCTCGAAGATACTTCCGAAGATGATGCTGATGTGAACGCCACACAGGAGGAAGCCACCCCAAGGGAAGAAGAATTTGCCGCCGCTTCGCCAGCCCAGCGTTCTGATGCTATTCTCTCCCAACCCAACTGGCCTTCACCAATTGTTTATCCCCAGCGCCCCCCTAAAGGTAGAAAAACGTTGGCAGCAATAGAATTGCCAACGTTTCCGAAAAGAAAGTAGAAATTAACTTGATGTGCTTTCTTTACAGATTCAGTTCCTCCCTTGGAAAGGGGCGCAAAGGTATCAAACGCCTGTTGTCTTAACGTTTTGATCCCCCCAACCCCCCTTTTTTAAGGGGGCTTAAGAAAAAGTTGTCTTAACGTTTTCATTCCCCTAACCCCCTTTCCAAGAGGAGCTTAAGAAAAAGTTGCATATTGCGTTAATTCTTAATTAACAGCCTCTCGCCTCTCCAGGGCGATCGCTCTTGGCTTTTGGGACGACGACCCTGTTCAGCACTCAAAGCATAACTCTGGGTCAGCAACCACAGCCACAGAGCCGGATATCGGTCTTCCAGCCAAGGTTGTAGGCGCTGGATCAAACCGGGGAACCAACCCCCTAGCAACCAGAGATAGACAGCATTCAGAGTAAAGCTGAAGTAACTGCCTAGCCAACGCAGGATATCCTTTGGCCCCGCAAGTTCCCAAATCCAGGGCAGCAAAGAGGGGTTTTGCCAAGCAGCTATCAGCGCTAGGCGATTAAAGGTCAGCCAATCCACTCGGTCTTTAATAAAAGTATCTGCCACCTCTGGTGGTTCCGTCGCCAAAAGCCCAAAAAAGGTATTCAGCATCGAGTTAATCCGTTGGGGTGGCAAGTAACGCCCCGTGGGAACCATCATCCCCTTGGAAAAGAGCCAGGCGACTGAGACGTTGCTTTGATAAGCGCGAATCTGGTTTAATTGACGCGCCTTCAACAAATCATGCTTTAGTGCAGTATCCAAAAGCGCCGTCAAACGTCCCAGATTGCGGACTAAAGAGCCAAAACCAGTAAATACGAGGGGAGATTGTAGAGAAGCCGCATCGCCAATGCCAATCAGTCGGTCATAGGCGACAGTGCGATCGCTACCTCCCACACTAAAATGGCCCGGAATATACCCAAACGTCGGCTTTTTCCAAACCAACTTTTCCATATCGCACCGACGATACTCCGGCAGAATTGTAAAAAAGTCTTCATACATCTCTAACAAAGAGCCGGGATTATCGGGATGCACCTGATGGTAATGGAACAGATAAATAGTAATTTCCTCACCTTCCGCCGGGAATAACTCCCAAATCAGTTGTCGCCCCCGCGAAATATCCCCGTGACTGTTCAACACATCGCCATACTGGGAATCCCAAACCCCAGGCTCAAAACCACTGGCAATAACAGCCCCCACCGTAGGACAGACACTATCAAAAGCGCGATCGCCATTCAGCTGCCACGCAATCGGCGACGCAGTACCCATCGCATCCACCAGCAACCGTCCAGCCGCTTGTCGCGGCGATTGGCTAGGTAGATGTTTCGCCGAAACTACAACTTCCTTTTTCCCAACATCAGCCCGGATAAACTCCGTCTCATCCCAGATTTCGCCCCCAGAAGCCAACAGCTTTTCCCCGCACAGTCGCAGCAACTTCTCCGAATCCAAACCCACATTCAGCACCGTTGGCGTATGCAAAATCTGTGCTTTCAGCTTAGGCGGATTGTTACCATCGAAAAATTTGTTAAACCCGTCCACATACTCTGCTGCAATAATGCTTTCAAACTCCGCAGGGGTAAATAAGCCCAAATTAATTAAACTTTGGAACTCATCGCGGGAAATATTCCACTCCCGGTTCATCCGTCCGAAAGGCAGCCTTTCCAGCAGCAGCACCCGATAGCCGAGTTTAGCCATAACAGCCGCATGAATGACACCCAAAGCACCACCGACATAAATTAAGTCGTAGCTGGGGATTGGGGATTGGGGATTGGGGATTGGGGATTGGGGATTGGGGATTGGGGATTGGGGATTGGGGATTGGGGATTGGGGATTGGGGATTCTCCCAGTCTCCCCTGAATCTGAAAACACTACCTGACGGGGTTGCTGCGGATTGCGGACACTTTCTCGCCAACGCTGCTCCCACCAGTAGACGCGGTTAAGGTCAGACTCGCCATTGGGCATTTTCTGAAAGAATCTGACTGTTTCTGGGTAATAGGGAGCCAAAGCCTCGAAGATAGATTGTTGCGACAAATCAATCTTTGGTGGTTCTGGGTACTCTTGGGGAAACTGGCGTCTCAGACCTGAGTTGAGTTGTTGCAGAATTTGTTTTTCACCGGGGACGCGATCGCCCCAACGAAAGACCTTCACGTAAGTCGTGCGCTGTACTGACCAAACAAATATCGAGAGTTCGGTTTGCGGAATCTTCGCCGTTTCGCTTGTATCGGTGTTGTTAGTGTTGCCACCACCCCTAAATTGCAGCCTAATACCATCGGATGTGATAATTTTCTCACCCAAAGATAGATGCTCGAATTCCTGCTGTAACCAGACACGGACGGCGGCTGTATCCGGGGTAGGAACTTCTAAGTAACAAATTTCTCTCATATTGGTGATCTCCATTAGGGAACCTCTTACTGAGGAAGACAGAGTAAACAGGTGTCAAAGTGCGCTAAACTTCCGGATACGAATTGCTTAGAATTGATTAAAAAAGTTTACACAAAGCTCATTTTCTTAATGTAAAGGGTGCAACTGTTGTACGGGCGGGAAACCGCTCTTGACGAAAGCCCTGAGCGCATGGTAGAGGAGCCAGTTTCTAGGAAGGCAAAAGACAAAAAAAAGAATTTTTTTGTTTTTTGCCACCTCCTCCCCAGTCCCTAATCCATAATTTCCCGTCCCTACGCCATGAATTATCCCATCCCAGCTAGTCCCCAAGAAATTGTCGATTTACGTCAAAAGCCTGTCGATGAAGAGTTAGTCGCAGCCGCGATCGCAGGCGTGATAAATATTGCCCGCCAAGAAGGGCAGTCTTTAGACGAGTTAACTGCCCAAGTGCTAGCAGAAGATGGTCTGCTAGATCCGGCGCAAAGAAGCTGGCTTAGTGACATTGTTGCCCAAGCCTGGGCTAGTCTATAAAAGACTGGAACGTTAAAAAATCGTGAAGGACATCATCAAGCATATCTTCTCAGCTTTGCCGCAGTGGATGAGTTCTCGGCTGTTTGGTTTGATATTTACAATTCGAGCAGCAGGGTTATTGCTTGCAGCCTTGGCGCTGTGGGGATTTGCCCAGATCGCTGACGAAGTTTTAGACAAAGAAAGCCAATTTATCGACACGGCAATTTTACTGGCTCTCCAGCGTCTGCATACGCCGCTACTAGATCAAGTAATGACAGGTATCACCTTTTTCGGCGAACCGGAGTTGCTGCTAATCATCTGTCTCGGCTTCGCGGCTTGGTTGTTGCTGCGAGGTAATCGGTCACAAGCGACAACCCTCGGAATCGCCTCTTTGGGTGCCGTTGGCTTAAATTATTTGCTCAAAGACCTATTTGCCCGCGATCGCCCGGCGCTGTGGGATCGGATCGTTGATGTCCGCTACTACAGCTTTCCCAGTGGTCATGCAATGATTTCAATGGTCGTCTACGGCGCGATCGCTTACTTGCTGATTAAAAACTTCGGCAAGTGGAGCAATTTAATTATCATCACCACAGTTGCATTAATTTTCAGCATTGGTCTGAGTCGGCTTTATCTGGGTGTCCACTGGCCCACTGATGTCTTAGCTGGGTATGCAGCAGGCATAGTGTGGTTAATGACCTGTATCTTCAGCCTGGAATTCTGGCAATATCGCCAGGTAAGCAACTCAAACACAGTAGCGCCGAGTGAATAGGGATTGGGGATTGGGGATTGGGGATTGGGAATTGGGAATTGGTAAAAAGTCTTACCTAGTCCCTAGTCCCCAGCCCCCAGCCCCTAGTCCCCAGCCCCCAGTCCCTTTTCTCTAGTACCTTGCTCCCGAATATACTGGTTTCCATATTCTTCACCGCCTTGTTGTCGGGAGCGGATGAAACGACAGTAGCCGTTAAGAGCTTTTTCAATTTGCTCTTGGATCTGCCTAACCCAGCTTAATTGTTCTGTAGTACAGTATCCGACGCTTTCAGCAATGATGAAAGCACTTTTGGTTTCAGCCAAGGAACCACGAGCAATGTAGAGAAAACGCAAACGATCTAAGAAGTGATAGCGTCCATAGCCCTCAGCGATATTCAATACCAGGCTACAGGCTGATCGTCGCAATTGATCGCTCAAATTATAGCGTTCGCGATCTGGCAAACTATCTGCCAACCGATAAGCTGCTTTAAGTAGCTTAAGGCTATCTTGATAAAATTCTAAAGACTCAAAACCTTTTTCTCCCATACATCCTAATCTGTAATCTTTGTTCTTCCCCAGTCCCCAGTCCCCAATCCCCAATCCCCAATCCCTAGCCCCTAGCCCGTCCAGCCAGGGACGCGATCGCATTCACCAAGATATCAGGATCAATTGGTTTGGGCAGGTACATCTGGAAGCCTGCGGATAGCGCCTGTATTTTGTCTTCTTGCCTGCCATAAGCCGTCAGCGCGATCGCTTTTAACATCTCACCTTGTCCCTTCTCTTTGAGCCTAATTTGGCGAATCAAATCGTAACCATTGGCCTTTGGCATTCCAATGTCACTCACAAGTACATCAGGCTGGAATTTTTCCAAAGCTTGCAAAGCTTCATCCACACAGGAAACTGCTGTCACTTTCGCACCTTCCCCTTCCAGAATCATTACCAGCAAATCCAACGTATCAGGGTCATCATCAACACTCAGCACTTGTAACCCATCAAGTAATTTTGAATTTTGGATTTTGGGTTTTGGATTGTCTGTTCTCGGTTCGCTGGCTTTCCTGGCATCTATTATGGGGAGATTGACGATAAACGTTGCTCCCTGTCCTTCTCCTTTACTTTCTGCAAAAATAGTCCCGCCGTGCAGTTCCACCAGTTGTCGAGCGATCGCTAATCCCAAACCTAATCCATTGCGCGAGCGTGTAGTGGTACTATCTGCTTGGCGAAAACGGTCAAAAACATACGGGAGAAAGTCGGCGCTAATGCCTTCACCTGTATCGCTAACGGTGATCCTGGCGTAGGAGATGGGGGATTGGGGATGGGAGATTGGGGAAGATAATAATTCTTGTTTTTGGCTTTTACCTTCCTCTTTTTGAACCTCTGTTGAGGGAATCGCCTTTTGCCTTTCTATCTCCCCATGTTCTAAAGAAAGGTGGACTTCTACTTGTCCGCCTGGAGGTGTAAACTTGATGGCATTAGAAAATAAATTCCAGACAACTTGCTGTAAGCGATTCAGATCGCCCATCACCAGGAATTGTGGATTTTCCACAAGGGGCGGATCGGATTTTGGATTGATGGCAATTGGGGATTGACTCTTGACTGGGGAATCTTCCACTCTCCCATCCCCTGAACCCAAGGGAGAATCCAAAATCAAAAATCGAAAATTGATTGATTTGGCTTCAGCTGATAACCGCACAGTATTGAGAGTATTTTCAATTACTCTCACCAGATTCACAGGTGATATCTGTAGTTGCATTTGTCCTCGCATCAAGCGAGAAGTATCCAGAATATCTTCAATTAACTGATTCTGCTGGAGGGCGTTGCGTTCAATAACTTCCAGACTGCGCTTTCTGGTTGCTTCATCGAAGTTGCGACTGCGTAGCAATTGCGTCCAACCTAAAATTGCGTTCAAAGGGGTGCGGAGTTCGTGAGAAACGATCGCTAGGAACTCATCTTTTAAGCGATTTGCCACCTCTAATTCTTCTGCGTATTGCCGCAGTTCTACCTCCCGCTGCTTGCGATCGCTAATGTCCACATCAACCCCGATCATCCGCCTAGCTTTACCCTTTTCGTCGGATAAAACTTGACCTCTGCCTACCAGCCAGCTAACGCTACCGTCACTCCTGACAACGCGAAATTCTTGGTTAAAGTTCGTTCTGGTTGATAAAGCATTGCTTATGCCTTTGTCAACTACTTCTCGGTCTTCTGGGTGAACGCAGGCGAGAAATGCCTCATAAGTTCCCTGAAAGCTGCCTGGAGCCAAACCAAATAACCGTTCGCAATCCTCAGACCAAATCACCTCACCTGTTAAAATATTCCAGTCCCAGCTACCCATCTGGGCAGCAAAGAGCGCCAATCTCAGCCGCTCCTCACTCAGTTGCAATTCCTCAACAGCGGCAGCATATTCCCGACGCATCTTTTGCTTTTCCAAAGTGTCCCGCACAGCGATCGCTAAACGATGCAGAGGTTTTCGTTTGAGGACATAATCGCTCAACCCAGACTTCATCCCCTCCACAGCAACTTCCTCGCTGCCGCTATCAGTACACATAATTACTGGGCAGTCTGGATACAAAGCTTTAATAGCATTTAGAAGTGTCAAGCCATCAGTCCAGCCCAGCTCGTAGTCTACGATTGCTAGATCGAAATTGCCCACTTGTAGCACTTTGTCAAGACTTCTGGCATCAATAGGCGAAGTAAATTCCAGATTGGGAAACTCTTGCTGAAGTTGCCGCGTAACCAGGATGCGATCGTCTGGATTATCGTCAATTAGTAGTATGCGTAACATGGGGATTGGGGGCTGGGGACTGGGAATAACGAATCTTGAATGCTGAAATTTTTTTATTTATCCTTTATAGTTCATCATTCCTCATTTTTCCTGAGTCATTAGTTGCCCCTGTAAATCCCCGGTAGTCACTTATTCTCTCTGAGTAACCTTACCCAAAAGCGGCTACCCTGACCAACCTGGGATTCCACCCCTACTTTACCCCCCATCCGTTCTACTGCTTTGCGGACAATTGCTAGACCGATGCCAGTACCGGGGTATGTTTCCTCACCGTGCAACCGCTCAAAAACTCCGAAAATTTGCGATCGCTTCTCGCTGGAAATACCGATGCCGTTATCTTCTACCCACAGGCGTACAAATTCACCTTCTGTTTCTCCCGATATTCGCACTTGTGGCTGTATCCCAGGATCTACGAACTTGACGGCGTTTGAGAGCAAATTGACCACAACTTGTAATAACGTACTGCGATTACCCTGCACCACAGGTAATGCTTCTACGACACTCACCTGAGCATCTCGCTCTTTGAGTTCCCTTTCCAGTTGAGACAGCGCTTGGACGACAACAAACGAGAGATTAACAGGCTGAAGCTGTAATTTAGCGCTGCTCAATTGGCTATAGCTTAGCAAGTCCTGAATCAAGGTATTCAACTGCTCTGAAGCAGCCACAATGCGAAGAAGATAGTCCTCTGCGGTGGCATCAAGTTGGGCTATATAGTCCTCTAATAGTACCTGAGCAAAGCCCTGAATGCCCCGCAAGGGCGCACGCAAATCGTGAGAAACAGAGTAAGCAAATTCCTTGAGTGAGGCGTTGACTTCCTCCAGTTCGGCGGTGCGTTCCCTGACTCGACTTTCCAAGCTTTCATTGAGTTGGCGTAGGGAATTTTCAGCCTGCTTACGCTCAGTAATATC encodes:
- the csaB gene encoding polysaccharide pyruvyl transferase CsaB, with amino-acid sequence MEKIRAVCCGYYGQGNAGDEALLASLLQMLPDNVLPLVLSGDPKKTRDRYNVETFSRKAFFPVLKALRQSDVFIWGGGSLIQDATSAVSPLYYAGLMGLAQQQGLKTIAWAQGIGPLNRQLTRWVARNAFAGCSAVSVRDRASANLLRNWKISSIIAPDPVWALDSLPVKGLWDLPAPRVAITLRSHPQLTPTRLNNLTRALIDFQKATETCILLVPFQLNRDYAIAQSIASQLPGPNHIFSLEDPRELKGLFQGVEMAIGMRFHSLIMAASQECRCFALSYDPKVNLLMEELAMPGWDLDQLPDDPNTISKAWLEHYVNGDALTPHQIQSLVDRSLMHRDLLAEALAVG
- a CDS encoding GNAT family N-acetyltransferase, giving the protein MFKFCIDEETELKLLEVEHAEELFALTDSCRNYLREWLPWVDETKTVEDTKSFIESSLKFSANDGFPVGIWYKGRIAGCIAYHTIDWDNRSTSIGYWLGENFQKRGLMTKACGAMVHHALDELNLNRVEIRCAVGNFKSRAVPERLGFTNEGTLRSSQWLYDHFVDLVVYGMLARDWQI
- a CDS encoding NAD(P)/FAD-dependent oxidoreductase — translated: MREICYLEVPTPDTAAVRVWLQQEFEHLSLGEKIITSDGIRLQFRGGGNTNNTDTSETAKIPQTELSIFVWSVQRTTYVKVFRWGDRVPGEKQILQQLNSGLRRQFPQEYPEPPKIDLSQQSIFEALAPYYPETVRFFQKMPNGESDLNRVYWWEQRWRESVRNPQQPRQVVFSDSGETGRIPNPQSPIPNPQSPIPNPQSPIPNPQSPIPSYDLIYVGGALGVIHAAVMAKLGYRVLLLERLPFGRMNREWNISRDEFQSLINLGLFTPAEFESIIAAEYVDGFNKFFDGNNPPKLKAQILHTPTVLNVGLDSEKLLRLCGEKLLASGGEIWDETEFIRADVGKKEVVVSAKHLPSQSPRQAAGRLLVDAMGTASPIAWQLNGDRAFDSVCPTVGAVIASGFEPGVWDSQYGDVLNSHGDISRGRQLIWELFPAEGEEITIYLFHYHQVHPDNPGSLLEMYEDFFTILPEYRRCDMEKLVWKKPTFGYIPGHFSVGGSDRTVAYDRLIGIGDAASLQSPLVFTGFGSLVRNLGRLTALLDTALKHDLLKARQLNQIRAYQSNVSVAWLFSKGMMVPTGRYLPPQRINSMLNTFFGLLATEPPEVADTFIKDRVDWLTFNRLALIAAWQNPSLLPWIWELAGPKDILRWLGSYFSFTLNAVYLWLLGGWFPGLIQRLQPWLEDRYPALWLWLLTQSYALSAEQGRRPKSQERSPWRGERLLIKN
- a CDS encoding phosphatase PAP2 family protein, whose amino-acid sequence is MSSRLFGLIFTIRAAGLLLAALALWGFAQIADEVLDKESQFIDTAILLALQRLHTPLLDQVMTGITFFGEPELLLIICLGFAAWLLLRGNRSQATTLGIASLGAVGLNYLLKDLFARDRPALWDRIVDVRYYSFPSGHAMISMVVYGAIAYLLIKNFGKWSNLIIITTVALIFSIGLSRLYLGVHWPTDVLAGYAAGIVWLMTCIFSLEFWQYRQVSNSNTVAPSE
- a CDS encoding four helix bundle protein → MRSRPWLDGLGARDWGLGIGDWGLGKNKDYRLGCMGEKGFESLEFYQDSLKLLKAAYRLADSLPDRERYNLSDQLRRSACSLVLNIAEGYGRYHFLDRLRFLYIARGSLAETKSAFIIAESVGYCTTEQLSWVRQIQEQIEKALNGYCRFIRSRQQGGEEYGNQYIREQGTREKGLGAGD
- a CDS encoding response regulator; protein product: MLRILLIDDNPDDRILVTRQLQQEFPNLEFTSPIDARSLDKVLQVGNFDLAIVDYELGWTDGLTLLNAIKALYPDCPVIMCTDSGSEEVAVEGMKSGLSDYVLKRKPLHRLAIAVRDTLEKQKMRREYAAAVEELQLSEERLRLALFAAQMGSWDWNILTGEVIWSEDCERLFGLAPGSFQGTYEAFLACVHPEDREVVDKGISNALSTRTNFNQEFRVVRSDGSVSWLVGRGQVLSDEKGKARRMIGVDVDISDRKQREVELRQYAEELEVANRLKDEFLAIVSHELRTPLNAILGWTQLLRSRNFDEATRKRSLEVIERNALQQNQLIEDILDTSRLMRGQMQLQISPVNLVRVIENTLNTVRLSAEAKSINFRFLILDSPLGSGDGRVEDSPVKSQSPIAINPKSDPPLVENPQFLVMGDLNRLQQVVWNLFSNAIKFTPPGGQVEVHLSLEHGEIERQKAIPSTEVQKEEGKSQKQELLSSPISHPQSPISYARITVSDTGEGISADFLPYVFDRFRQADSTTTRSRNGLGLGLAIARQLVELHGGTIFAESKGEGQGATFIVNLPIIDARKASEPRTDNPKPKIQNSKLLDGLQVLSVDDDPDTLDLLVMILEGEGAKVTAVSCVDEALQALEKFQPDVLVSDIGMPKANGYDLIRQIRLKEKGQGEMLKAIALTAYGRQEDKIQALSAGFQMYLPKPIDPDILVNAIASLAGRARG
- a CDS encoding sensor histidine kinase, coding for MENRLQFLLNQLNVGVFRTTPEGRLLESNSEFMRLLGLNSTAVEQGINLRPLLDDFCEISVQPASELADSEHHGRSTDNIPMLQNCEVQLPQADGQVKWLLLTQTLNTPEDETYIEGLLEDITERKQAENSLRQLNESLESRVRERTAELEEVNASLKEFAYSVSHDLRAPLRGIQGFAQVLLEDYIAQLDATAEDYLLRIVAASEQLNTLIQDLLSYSQLSSAKLQLQPVNLSFVVVQALSQLERELKERDAQVSVVEALPVVQGNRSTLLQVVVNLLSNAVKFVDPGIQPQVRISGETEGEFVRLWVEDNGIGISSEKRSQIFGVFERLHGEETYPGTGIGLAIVRKAVERMGGKVGVESQVGQGSRFWVRLLRENK